A single Eremothecium sinecaudum strain ATCC 58844 chromosome VIII, complete sequence DNA region contains:
- a CDS encoding HHR091Cp (Syntenic homolog of Ashbya gossypii AER029C; Syntenic homolog of Saccharomyces cerevisiae YOL082W (ATG19) and YOL083W (ATG34); Tandem gene duplication in Saccharomyces cerevisiae), with protein MDNKREFCITCRSSKKSVFLSQDEVNYENLERHIRRMFGLDNAFTFIEGVSLRYPITHTLKRLDKSEKSVDIIKKIMSNSSVVELVVHSNSGRNCLVNDTNDVVQIPCDKYDKLIESIGALNLSVKVLKDEKRDNDDYDVVHKGVICDGCANVSYNHPFPHDSFIKGPRYKCMTCSDFDLCSSCERKGVTTFYHSQKHSMVKIKVPTNEWDRIWVSDLKTFVCNACNVRMQTSSGNAGYPSSCYARAGMFRCTQCPDYDLCCECKANNVETLSHRVSHKMVEIPTSEQRAPLYTPANNAVNCERVDQPAKSFYKQPTISTFDSNSCNPKDRFISAKMRCFPEFEHFGGYRDSNSLLNNHQNEREVSCEQDSSSGGSDVKSCDTSKVEECKKQPVEEPLAKAAPLDEKANEDLQRYRYLLSLVNNEYEKLEKLAKVYHESTTATAAVKMDELSVIVSKTDYLLSLKLTNEAELTIPSNLRLSMSYITQEANEVNCSLYTGPHELRPGESKILNFNCRGRISTFSDSDVIQLNLFDRYDNLLYSSEPTSSSRISLRSPNSVADDDSSTTGATGTIAEISISTKQYASNSVSKETLDESDNSSLITAQLPSIDDEEYDLLSDSDLEETRL; from the coding sequence ATGGATAACAAGAGAGAATTTTGTATTACGTGTCGCTCTAGCAAGAAATCAGTTTTTCTAAGTCAAGATGAGGTGAATTATGAGAACCTGGAGAGGCATATCAGGAGGATGTTTGGTTTGGATAATGCTTTTACCTTTATTGAGGGTGTATCCTTACGCTACCCTATTACTCATACTTTAAAACGCTTAGATAAATCCGAGAAGTCAGTTGATATAATTAAGAAAATTATGTCAAATTCGTCAGTTGTAGAGCTGGTAGTTCATTCTAACAGTGGTCGGAATTGTCTAGTGAATGATACGAACGACGTGGTTCAAATTCCATGCGACAAGTACGATAAATTAATTGAATCTATTGGGGCCCTTAATCTTTCGGTTAAAGTCCTTAAGGACGAAAAGCGTGACAATGACGATTATGATGTTGTTCACAAGGGGGTTATATGCGACGGCTGCGCTAATGTTAGCTACAACCATCCCTTTCCACATGATAGTTTTATTAAGGGGCCGCGGTATAAATGTATGACTTGCAGTGATTTTGACCTTTGTTCCAGCTGTGAAAGGAAAGGCGTCACTACATTTTACCATAGTCAGAAGCATTCAATGGTGAAAATAAAAGTCCCCACCAATGAGTGGGACAGAATTTGGGTTTCAGATCTGAAGACTTTTGTGTGTAATGCTTGTAATGTGCGTATGCAAACTAGTTCTGGAAATGCCGGGTACCCCAGTAGCTGCTATGCGCGTGCAGGTATGTTCAGATGCACACAATGTCCTGACTACGACCTATGCTGTGAGTGTAAGGCCAATAATGTTGAAACTTTGAGTCACAGAGTGTCTCACAAGATGGTAGAAATTCCTACATCAGAACAGCGAGCCCCACTATACACCCCAGCAAACAATGCGGTGAATTGCGAGCGTGTTGATCAACCTGCCAAATCCTTCTATAAGCAACCTACCATCTCCACATTCGACAGCAATTCCTGTAACCCAAAGGACCGCTTCATCAGTGCAAAAATGAGATGTTTTCCCGAATTCGAACATTTTGGCGGATATAGGGACAGTAACTCACTTTTAAATAACCACCAGAACGAAAGGGAGGTCAGTTGTGAACAAGATTCCAGTTCCGGAGGATCAGATGTTAAGTCCTGCGACACTTCCAAAGTTGAAGAATGTAAGAAACAACCGGTCGAAGAACCACTTGCAAAAGCCGCCCCCTTGGATGAAAAAGCCAATGAGGACTTGCAGCGTTACCGCTACTTGCTATCTCTTGTTAACAATGAATATGAAAAGCTGGAAAAATTGGCCAAAGTATATCATGAAAGCACCACCGCAACTGCGGCGGTCAAGATGGACGAACTCAGCGTAATTGTGAGTAAGACAGATTATCTATTGTCCCTAAAACTCACCAACGAAGCCGAGCTTACCATCCCAAGCAATTTGAGACTCTCTATGTCTTACATCACTCAGGAAGCAAATGAGGTGAATTGCTCCCTTTACACCGGACCCCACGAGCTAAGACCTGGAGAGAGTAAGATATTGAATTTTAACTGCCGCGGCAGAATATCCACTTTTAGCGACAGTGACGTGATCCAACTCAACCTGTTTGATAGGTACGACAACCTGCTATATAGTAGCGAACCAACATCTTCTTCACGTATCTCCTTAAGGTCTCCAAACAGCGTCGCTGATGATGATAGCTCCACTACTGGAGCTACCGGAACCATCGCCGAGATCAGCATCTCCACAAAGCAGTATGCCAGCAACTCTGTCAGTAAAGAAACCTTGGATGAGAGTGACAATTCGTCGCTAATTACTGCCCAACTACCCAGTATTGATGACGAGGAATATGATTTGTTAAGCGATAGTGATCTAGAAGAGACGAGGTTGTAA
- the PHM7 gene encoding Phm7p (Syntenic homolog of Ashbya gossypii AER030C; Syntenic homolog of Saccharomyces cerevisiae YOL084W (PHM7)): MDSSEVEASSSSVSAFVSTLIFNGLIALLFVFLFLTLRPREQRVYQPRSLKDISTIHDSERTESVPGGYFKWIPFLMNKPHSFLIQHMSVDGYFFTRYLLIFGLLSLLGCLILFPILLPVNAVRGFRLGGFERLAFSNVSNRNRFFAHAFLSWVYFGLVIYTIYRELYYYISMRHALQTTPYYSSQVGSRTVIFTDLKLCGKSNVSLEDESTIREVFPGVEHVVFARDEHQLQKLVKERRKVANKYENTLNKVINKSVKVRRKAEFNEKLGDLPRPELDDNDFEKYMKNRPTHRLGKIPCIGEKVDSLDYLPKTLGQLNQKIKKGQMEWTEAPLAGACFITFKDQRSAQKAFQTAPAVLGRAAYDKRIIGYAPEDINWDNISLGRAARKSKRTVTNAILAAMIIFWAIPVAVVGTISNIHFLTEKVHFLRFINNMPRPLMGIITGLLPSIALAILISLVPVIIKKLGVFGGSITRQENELYCQACFFAFQVVQVFLVTTLASSAAATVAPIINNPDQSMTLLSSNLPKASNFYITYFLLSLSVATGLLFQLVTLLLSKVLGRLLDSTPRKKWNRYNQLSKPSWGIIYPINELLVCIFLVYSIVSPLLMIFSFVAFIVFYLSYLYNLNYVYGFSYDLKGRNYVRALFQVFVGLYLAEVCLLGLFIMAKAWGPLVLNIISLLVTVICHLYFQRRFLPLVDAVPLSVLRHAENVGNYIYPAKDQGRNEVLDLGDPNSAHYTITETSNGDKIVAPASPTDNTNRLYDAGDDYGNYATEKNELSQSPTADTNGITGYVKTYFTPSSCYTYPRVKNRLPSTLDTPVTYEPGYEETAYTDPCVLDKEPIIWAANDPMGVASEQVRIAREFGVKGAVDNTGYDGNGKSIYTGDPPDYDINTKT, encoded by the coding sequence ATGGACTCCTCAGAGGTTGAAGCTTCGTCCAGCTCTGTATCGGCTTTCGTGTCAACGCTAATATTTAATGGACTTATAGCGCTGTTGTTTGTATTCCTATTTTTGACATTACGTCCAAGAGAGCAGCGAGTATACCAGCCTCGTTCTTTGAAAGATATCTCAACTATACATGATAGTGAGCGAACAGAAAGTGTACCGGGCGGTTATTTCAAATGGATCCCATTTTTAATGAATAAGCCACACTCTTTCCTCATCCAACATATGAGTGTTGATGGCTACTTTTTCACGCGTTACTTGCTGATATTTGGACTCCTTTCGCTTTTAGGATGTTTAATTCTATTCCCGATATTATTGCCAGTTAATGCTGTTCGCGGTTTCCGGCTTGGGGGATTTGAGCGATTGGCATTTTCTAACGTTAGCAACAGGAATCGCTTTTTCGCGCATGCGTTCCTTTCATGGGTTTATTTTGGATTGGTGATTTACACGATTTACAGGGAATTGTACTACTACATATCTATGCGCCATGCATTACAGACAACACCCTACTACAGTAGCCAAGTGGGATCGCGGACGGTGATATTCACAGACTTGAAGCTATGTGGGAAATCCAATGTTAGTCTGGAGGATGAATCGACCATACGTGAGGTTTTCCCTGGTGTTGAGCATGTTGTTTTCGCCCGTGACGAGCATCAATTGCAGAAGTTAGTTAAAGAAAGACGCAAGGTAGCAAACAAATATGAGAATACGCTTAATAAAGTGATTAACAAGAGTGTCAAGGTGCGGAGGAAAGCTGAGTTTAATGAAAAACTTGGAGACCTTCCAAGGCCAGAGCTAGATGATAATGATTTTGAGAAGTATATGAAGAATAGACCTACGCATCGACTAGGTAAGATTCCTTGTATTGGTGAGAAGGTCGACAGTCTAGACTATTTACCGAAGACTTTAGGCCAATTAAACcaaaaaattaaaaaggGACAGATGGAGTGGACAGAAGCACCACTTGCAGGTGCATGCTTTATAACTTTTAAAGACCAAAGATCAGCTCAAAAGGCCTTCCAGACCGCCCCTGCCGTGTTGGGTAGAGCTGCATATGACAAGCGCATTATTGGATATGCACCAGAAGATATTAATTGGGACAATATATCATTGGGCAGAGCTGCTAGGAAATCAAAAAGGACTGTAACAAATGCGATTTTGGCAGCTATGATTATATTTTGGGCAATTCCGGTCGCAGTTGTTGGTACTATTTCAAATATCCACTTCTTAACTGAAAAGGTACACTTTTTGAGATTTATTAACAATATGCCACGTCCACTAATGGGTATTATCACAGGTTTGCTTCCATCTATCGCCTTGGCTATTTTGATTTCCTTAGTGCCCGTTATTATCAAGAAGTTGGGAGTTTTCGGAGGTTCAATAACGAGACAGGAAAATGAACTATATTGCCAAGCATGCTTTTTTGCATTTCAAGTGGTTCAAGTGTTTTTGGTGACTACACTAGCTTCCTCTGCTGCAGCTACCGTTGCACCTATAATTAATAATCCAGACCAATCCATGACACTTCTATCCAGCAATTTACCAAAGGCCTCGAACTTCTACATCACATACTTCCTATTGTCGTTGTCGGTTGCTACCGGGCTTTTGTTTCAATTAGTCACTTTACTATTGAGCAAGGTTTTGGGAAGGTTATTAGATTCCACTCCAAGAAAGAAGTGGAATCGTTATAACCAATTAAGCAAGCCATCATGGGGAATCATATACCCCATCAACGAATTGTTGGTGTGCATATTTTTAGTATATTCCATTGTTTCACCTCTTCTAATGATTTTCAGTTTCGTCGCATTCATAGTGTTCTATTTGTCCTATTTGTACAACTTGAACTACGTTTATGGATTCTCTTACGATTTGAAGGGTAGAAACTATGTCCGCGCCTTGTTTCAAGTCTTCGTTGGGTTGTATTTGGCCGAGGTTTGTTTGCTTGGGTTATTCATTATGGCAAAGGCATGGGGTCCTTTAGTATTGAatatcatctctcttttaGTGACAGTGATTTGCCACCTGTACTTCCAGAGAAGGTTTTTACCGTTGGTTGACGCAGTGCCATTGAGTGTGCTTCGTCATGCTGAAAATGTTGGAAATTACATCTACCCAGCAAAAGATCAAGGTCGGAACGAAGTTCTTGATCTTGGTGACCCAAACTCGGCCCACTACACCATTACCGAAACATCAAATGGCGATAAGATTGTTGCTCCAGCTAGCCCAACCGACAACACTAATCGTTTGTATGACGCTGGCGACGACTATGGTAATTATGCAACCGAGAAAAACGAGCTTTCCCAAAGCCCCACTGCAGATACCAATGGTATTACTGGCTACGTTAAAACTTATTTCACACCTAGTAGCTGCTACACATACCCAAGGGTCAAAAACAGACTTCCAAGTACTTTAGACACTCCCGTAACATACGAACCTGGTTATGAAGAAACCGCATACACAGACCCATGTGTTCTAGATAAGGAACCTATTATTTGGGCGGCAAACGATCCTATGGGTGTCGCATCGGAACAGGTGAGAATTGCACGAGAATTTGGTGTAAAAGGGGCTGTTGATAATACTGGCTATGACGGCAACGGTAAGTCAATCTACACAGGTGATCCACCAGATTACGATATAAACACCAAAACTTAG
- a CDS encoding type I glyceraldehyde-3-phosphate dehydrogenase (Syntenic homolog of Ashbya gossypii AER031C; Non-syntenic homolog of Saccharomyces cerevisiae YGR192C (TDH3)), which yields MVKVAINGFGRIGRLVLRIALSRPNVEVVAINDPFISVEYAAYMFKYDSTHGKYSGEVTHDGNNLIIDGKNIKVCQERDPAQCPWAASGVEIAIDSTGVFKEMDTAQKHIDAGAKKVVITAPSSTAPMFVVGVNEDKYAGETIVSNASCTTNCLAPLAKVIDEAFGIDEGLMTTVHSLTATQKTVDGPSMKDWRGGRTASGNIIPSSTGAAKAVGKVLPHLNGKLTGMAFRVPTVDVSVVDLTVKLNKETSYEEIKKVIKEASEGKLKGVLAYTEDAVVSTDFLGDSHSSIFDASAGIMLSPKFVKLVSWYDNEYGYSTRVVDLVEHVASN from the coding sequence ATGGTTAAGGTTGCTATTAACGGTTTCGGTAGAATCGGTAGATTGGTTCTAAGAATTGCTTTGTCTAGACCAAACGTGGAAGTTGTTGCCATCAACGATCCATTTATCTCCGTCGAATACGCTGCTTACATGTTCAAGTACGACTCTACTCACGGTAAGTACTCTGGTGAAGTTACTCACGACGGTAACAACTTGATCATCGACGGTAAGAACATTAAGGTCTGTCAAGAAAGAGACCCAGCTCAATGCCCATGGGCTGCTTCTGGTGTTGAGATCGCTATTGACTCCACCGGTGTCTTCAAGGAGATGGACACTGCTCAAAAGCACATTGATGCTGGTGCCAAGAAGGTTGTCATCACTGCGCCATCTTCTACTGCCCCAATGTTCGTCGTTGGTGTTAACGAAGACAAGTACGCTGGTGAAACCATTGTTTCCAACGCTTCTTGTACTACCAACTGTTTGGCTCCATTGGCCAAGGTTATTGACGAGGCTTTCGGTATCGACGAGGGTTTGATGACCACCGTCCACTCCTTGACTGCTACTCAAAAGACTGTTGACGGTCCATCCATGAAGGACTGGAGAGGAGGTAGAACCGCTTCCGGTAACATCATCCCATCTTCTACTGGTGCTGCCAAGGCTGTCGGTAAGGTCTTGCCACACTTGAACGGTAAGTTGACCGGTATGGCTTTCAGAGTCCCAACTGTCGACGTTTCCGTCGTTGACTTGACCGTTAAGTTGAACAAGGAAACTTCTTACGAAGAAATCAAGAAGGTTATCAAGGAAGCTTCCGAAGGTAAGTTGAAGGGTGTTTTGGCTTACACCGAAGACGCTGTTGTCTCTACTGACTTCCTCGGTGACTCTCACTCTTCCATCTTCGACGCTTCTGCTGGTATTATGTTGTCTCCAAAGTTCGTTAAGTTGGTCTCCTGGTACGACAACGAATACGGTTACTCTACCAGAGTTGTCGATTTGGTTGAACACGTTGCCAGTAACTAA
- a CDS encoding zinc-dependent alcohol dehydrogenase (Syntenic homolog of Ashbya gossypii AER032W; Syntenic homolog of Saccharomyces cerevisiae YOL086C (ADH1) and YBR145W (ADH5)), with protein sequence MSAPQIPETQKAVIFYENGGELQYKDIPVPKPKPNELLINVKYSGVCHTDLHAWKGDWPLDTKLPLVGGHEGAGVVVGMGESVRGWKIGDLAGIKWLNGSCMSCEYCEKSNESNCPEADLSGYTHDGSFQQYATADAVQAAKIPAGTDLAEVAPILCAGITVYKALKSANLQAGEWVAISGACGGLGSLAIQYAKAMGYRVLGIDGGEEKAELFKKLGGEHFIDFTKSKDVTADVIKATNGGAHGVINVSVSEAAIEASTEYCRANGTVVLVGLPGGAKCKSDVFNHVVKSISVVGSYVGNRADTREAIDFYVRGLVKAPIKIVGLSSIPEIYEKMERGAIAGRYVVDTYK encoded by the coding sequence ATGTCTGCTCCCCAAATTCCAGAAACTCAAAAGGCCGTTATTTTCTATGAAAACGGAGGCGAGCTGCAGTACAAGGACATCCCTGTCCCAAAACCAAAGCCAAATGAGTTGTTGATAAATGTAAAGTACTCTGGTGTGTGTCACACTGACTTGCACGCCTGGAAGGGCGACTGGCCACTAGACACCAAATTACCTCTAGTTGGTGGTCACGAAGGTGCTGGTGTTGTTGTTGGTATGGGCGAGAGTGTCAGAGGCTGGAAGATCGGTGATCTTGCAGGTATTAAGTGGTTGAATGGGTCCTGTATGTCCTGTGAGTACTGTGAAAAATCTAACGAATCGAACTGCCCAGAGGCCGATTTGTCCGGTTACACTCACGATGGTTCTTTCCAACAGTATGCAACTGCCGATGCTGTCCAAGCCGCTAAGATCCCAGCTGGCACCGATCTAGCTGAGGTTGCCCCAATCTTGTGTGCGGGTATCACTGTTTACAAGGCTTTGAAGTCTGCTAACTTGCAAGCTGGTGAATGGGTTGCCATTTCCGGTGCTTGTGGTGGTTTGGGTTCGCTAGCCATCCAATACGCCAAGGCCATGGGTTACAGAGTCTTGGGTATTGATGGTGGTGAAGAGAAGGCCGAATTGTTCAAGAAACTTGGCGGTGAGCACTTCATCGACTTTACCAAGTCCAAGGACGTTACCGCTGATGTCATCAAGGCCACCAACGGTGGTGCTCACGGTGTCATCAACGTGTCTGTTTCCGAAGCTGCCATTGAGGCTTCAACCGAATACTGTCGTGCGAACGGTACCGTTGTTTTGGTTGGCTTGCCGGGTGGTGCCAAGTGTAAGTCTGACGTTTTCAACCATGTTGTGAAGTCTATTTCCGTTGTTGGTTCCTACGTTGGAAACAGAGCTGACACTAGAGAGGCAATTGACTTCTACGTCAGAGGATTGGTGAAGGCTCCAATCAAGATTGTTGGCTTGTCTTCAATACCTGAAATCTACGAGAAGATGGAACGCGGTGCCATTGCCGGCAGATACGTCGTCGATACTTATAAATAA
- the MRPS9 gene encoding mitochondrial 37S ribosomal protein uS9m (Syntenic homolog of Ashbya gossypii AER033W; Syntenic homolog of Saccharomyces cerevisiae YBR146W (MRPS9)) yields the protein MFARLLSRPVFQGCRNGMLKLTPSVRSFGGVAEQKRIVPKVPTFYSANPMHEAHMERLDELLRKYVKRYDRRLMAKPDPAKAPKWLTFEEYAQIGGGSRLAPTQYRHLINKLNRLHLIDPELSTDEIFTVLSQYNKNLQKTIKTKVVQELDEEGRAVAVGRRKTSTAKVFLVRGQGDILVNGRSLNNYFVKIKDRDSVMYPLRVLESVGKYNIFATVEGGGITGQADAIAHAVAQALVVFNPLLKTRLHRAGALTRDYRHVERKKPGKKKARKMPTWVKR from the coding sequence ATGTTTGCACGTTTGCTGAGCAGGCCCGTTTTCCAAGGATGCAGAAATGGGATGCTGAAATTAACCCCATCCGTTAGGTCGTTTGGTGGGGTAGCTGAACAAAAGAGAATAGTTCCAAAGGTTCCTACTTTCTACTCTGCAAATCCAATGCATGAGGCCCATATGGAACGTTTAGATGAGCTGCTGCGTAAATATGTTAAACGTTATGATCGTAGACTTATGGCAAAGCCAGATCCCGCAAAGGCTCCAAAATGGCTGACTTTCGAAGAATACGCACAAATCGGTGGTGGTAGCCGTCTAGCGCCAACTCAATATAGGCATTTGATTAATAAACTGAACCGTTTGCACTTAATTGATCCAGAACTATCTACAGACGAGATTTTTACAGTTTTGTCCCAATATAATAAAAACCTTCAAAAAACGATAAAAACCAAGGTTGTCCAAGAATTGGACGAGGAAGGCCGTGCAGTTGCCGTCGGAAGACGTAAGACCTCTACTGCCAAAGTATTTCTTGTACGAGGACAGGGTGATATTCTTGTAAACGGCCGTTCGTTGAATAACTACTTTGTGAAGATTAAAGATCGTGACTCTGTGATGTATCCTTTGCGTGTGCTCGAGTCTGTAGGAAAATACAATATCTTTGCTACTGTTGAGGGTGGAGGTATCACCGGTCAGGCAGATGCCATAGCGCATGCAGTAGCGCAGGCGCTTGTGGTGTTTAATCCCCTTCTGAAGACTAGATTGCATCGGGCCGGAGCCTTAACAAGAGATTATCGTCACGTGGAGCGTAAGAAGCCTGGTAAAAAGAAGGCTAGAAAGATGCCTACGTGGGTTAAGCGTTAA
- the MHF1 gene encoding Mhf1p (Syntenic homolog of Ashbya gossypii AER034C; Syntenic homolog of Saccharomyces cerevisiae YOL086W-A), with translation MSDSAELRKKRLVGQLKGKLWYCIEQQLRSDLPNGTAFTPKFINALVELCFTQLVDLGSDLEAFARHAGRSTIVGDDLMLRLRKNPELQALLRAELEQSRLEAKTRSALRHK, from the coding sequence ATGTCCGATTCTGCTGAACTTCGAAAGAAGCGCCTTGTAGGTCAACTTAAAGGTAAACTTTGGTACTGTATTGAGCAGCAATTGCGCAGTGATTTGCCCAACGGCACGGCATTCACTCCGAAATTTATCAACGCTCTCGTTGAGCTTTGTTTCACACAATTGGTGGACCTCGGCAGCGATCTTGAGGCATTCGCCCGACATGCAGGCCGCAGTACGATTGTAGGAGACGATCTGATGCTGCGATTACGAAAGAACCCGGAGCTTCAAGCTCTTCTTCGCGCTGAGCTCGAGCAATCAAGACTGGAAGCGAAGACCAGATCTGCTCTGCGACATAAGTAA